The proteins below are encoded in one region of Methanosarcina barkeri 3:
- a CDS encoding transcriptional regulator — translation MDGFEDQEGLSEAGEPLQVPEQMEQGSRVLVLPVNGESRKITQILSNETSMKILELLGKKSMSATSIAEELELPLTTVKYNLDSLIESDLIKVKQIKWSQKGRQVKIYESVEKLIVLVPSKSSIDKLSLVSLLQKYLGVIVAAFFAAAGIEYFSAYMKAKRVIDATAPLRMKTMESFDNSSPDQMIMGINESNNASPKIALDQQVPEVGSNASTEALGAGTGNVSSGLEAGSTHVVAEVPVSSPDGLNSVHGCSSIPPEGLTHASGVHGLYDTLSLHPGFWFLLGCVFIVVVLIVREVYYKKKAK, via the coding sequence ATGGACGGATTTGAAGATCAAGAGGGCTTATCGGAAGCAGGCGAACCACTTCAGGTTCCTGAACAAATGGAGCAGGGAAGTAGAGTGCTTGTTCTCCCTGTAAATGGGGAATCAAGAAAGATCACTCAGATTCTTTCTAATGAAACATCAATGAAGATTCTTGAGTTGCTTGGGAAAAAAAGCATGTCTGCAACCAGCATTGCAGAGGAGCTGGAGCTTCCCCTTACTACTGTCAAGTATAATCTTGACTCCCTTATCGAATCCGATCTTATAAAGGTCAAACAAATAAAATGGAGCCAGAAAGGAAGGCAGGTAAAGATCTATGAGTCAGTTGAAAAACTTATTGTCCTTGTTCCTTCGAAAAGCTCTATAGACAAACTCTCTCTCGTAAGCCTGCTGCAAAAGTACCTCGGAGTAATAGTAGCTGCCTTTTTTGCAGCCGCGGGCATAGAGTATTTTTCAGCTTATATGAAGGCAAAAAGGGTAATTGATGCAACTGCTCCTTTAAGAATGAAGACAATGGAGTCATTTGATAATTCTTCTCCAGATCAAATGATCATGGGAATAAACGAGAGCAATAATGCAAGTCCGAAAATAGCTCTCGACCAGCAAGTGCCCGAAGTAGGTTCTAATGCAAGCACTGAGGCCCTGGGAGCCGGAACAGGAAATGTGTCTTCTGGATTGGAAGCTGGTTCGACTCACGTAGTTGCTGAAGTACCAGTGTCCTCACCTGATGGTTTAAACTCTGTACATGGTTGCTCTTCTATCCCGCCTGAAGGGTTAACTCATGCAAGCGGGGTTCACGGTCTTTATGATACGCTTTCTCTTCACCCTGGGTTCTGGTTCCTGTTAGGGTGTGTTTTTATAGTAGTCGTGCTGATTGTAAGAGAAGTCTATTATAAGAAAAAAGCCAAGTAG
- the truA gene encoding tRNA pseudouridine(38-40) synthase TruA → MRVALKLAYIGTEFHGSQIQPNIETVEGELFKALRNLGIIESPKSANYTCAGRTDAGVHALGQVIAFDTDKPNLTIPRVINSELPSGIWVWAHAEVSRSFDARRDAVSRHYRYVMSGREHNISKIREASKLLLGTHDFENFSRTNGEKSTIRTIERIDARVDGELIKIDVVGNSFLWNMVRKIVTALSMIGKGVRDNDWLLQMLNPDIYEEGIEPAPAYGLTLLKVNYDEKIEWIEDSYSIRRASEQNQKRILRHRVMAEVLEELTSHE, encoded by the coding sequence ATGAGAGTCGCTTTAAAACTTGCATACATAGGCACCGAGTTTCACGGCTCCCAGATCCAGCCTAATATCGAGACCGTGGAGGGAGAACTCTTCAAGGCTCTCCGGAATCTCGGGATTATAGAAAGCCCTAAGTCTGCAAATTATACCTGTGCCGGCAGAACTGATGCCGGAGTTCATGCCCTTGGGCAGGTTATCGCTTTTGATACGGATAAGCCGAACCTGACAATTCCAAGAGTAATAAACTCCGAACTCCCTTCAGGAATATGGGTCTGGGCTCACGCAGAAGTGTCACGAAGCTTTGATGCCAGGAGAGATGCGGTTTCCAGACACTACCGTTATGTAATGAGTGGAAGAGAGCATAATATCTCCAAAATCCGGGAAGCTTCAAAGTTGCTGCTTGGGACGCATGATTTTGAAAATTTTTCACGAACCAATGGAGAAAAAAGTACGATCCGAACCATAGAAAGGATCGATGCTCGTGTAGATGGAGAGCTTATAAAAATCGATGTTGTTGGAAATAGTTTTCTCTGGAATATGGTCCGGAAAATTGTAACTGCTCTTTCCATGATAGGAAAAGGAGTACGTGATAATGATTGGCTGCTCCAGATGCTGAACCCGGATATTTATGAAGAAGGAATCGAACCAGCTCCTGCATATGGATTGACCTTGCTGAAAGTTAATTATGACGAGAAAATAGAATGGATTGAAGATAGTTACTCTATCAGGAGAGCAAGTGAGCAGAACCAGAAACGTATCCTCAGGCATAGGGTTATGGCAGAAGTGCTGGAAGAACTGACCTCTCATGAGTAA
- a CDS encoding ABC transporter ATP-binding protein, whose amino-acid sequence MHLKGENISFEYKINNPVLKDVNISLHSGEVLGLIGDSGSGKSTLCKILAGYEIKYQGKVSMDGNEIPSKGYNPVQLVFQHPEKAVNPKWRMKDILNEGHLVSQDILEAFGIKNNWLNRWPNELSGGELQRFALARALSPKTRFLVADEITTMVDAITQAQIWNIVLNIVEELNIGVLVVSHDRNLINKLCHDTIYLKDINNV is encoded by the coding sequence ATGCATCTTAAAGGTGAGAACATAAGTTTCGAGTATAAAATAAATAATCCGGTTTTAAAAGATGTTAATATTTCTTTGCACAGCGGGGAGGTACTGGGCCTCATAGGGGACAGTGGAAGCGGTAAATCAACTCTATGTAAAATTTTGGCAGGCTATGAGATTAAGTACCAGGGAAAAGTAAGTATGGATGGAAACGAAATTCCATCAAAAGGTTATAATCCCGTCCAGCTTGTCTTTCAACATCCTGAAAAAGCTGTAAATCCGAAATGGAGGATGAAAGATATTCTAAACGAAGGACATCTTGTGTCACAGGATATTTTAGAGGCCTTTGGAATAAAAAACAACTGGCTTAACCGATGGCCCAATGAGCTTTCCGGAGGAGAACTCCAGAGGTTTGCCCTTGCAAGAGCTCTAAGCCCTAAAACCAGATTTTTAGTAGCTGATGAAATTACTACAATGGTAGACGCCATTACCCAAGCTCAAATCTGGAACATTGTTTTAAACATTGTCGAAGAACTTAACATCGGAGTACTGGTCGTAAGCCATGACAGGAATTTAATTAATAAGTTATGCCACGATACCATTTATCTAAAAGACATAAACAATGTTTGA
- a CDS encoding isocitrate/isopropylmalate dehydrogenase family protein, giving the protein MTQYKIPVLPGDGIGPEIIAEGRKVIDAAGERFGFDVEWIEYPHGADHYLETGELISEETLKELSGYPVIYLGSIGDPRIAPGVLEKGILLTARFYFDEYVNLRPIKLLDGVWTPLKDKTSKDIDFVVVRENTEDFYVGVGGRAKKGASKDLLEVKRTLYSAKFGLDIETDSEEIGYQIGLISKEGTKRVIEYAFDLAENRKKHVSSVDKANVLSDIYGFWREEFNAVSAKHPGVTTDFNFVDAITMWFVKNPEWFDVVVTPNMFGDIITDLGAMIQGGLGLAPGGNINPKGTSMFEPIHGSAPKYKGQNKVNPIATIWAGAMLIEQLGEKEAADTIVNAIQKNILDDKVKTYDMGGKSTTSDVGDDIARIIKGE; this is encoded by the coding sequence ATGACGCAGTATAAGATTCCGGTCCTCCCGGGTGACGGGATAGGCCCAGAAATTATCGCCGAAGGCAGAAAGGTCATAGATGCCGCTGGCGAAAGATTCGGTTTTGATGTAGAGTGGATTGAATACCCGCATGGAGCAGACCATTATCTTGAGACGGGAGAACTGATTTCGGAAGAGACCTTAAAAGAATTATCCGGATACCCTGTTATTTACCTTGGTTCCATCGGAGACCCAAGGATTGCTCCAGGTGTCCTTGAAAAGGGAATCTTATTAACTGCACGCTTTTACTTTGACGAATATGTCAACCTTCGTCCGATAAAACTTCTTGACGGAGTATGGACTCCCCTCAAAGACAAAACTTCAAAAGATATCGATTTCGTGGTTGTCAGGGAAAACACCGAGGACTTCTACGTAGGAGTAGGCGGCAGGGCAAAAAAAGGAGCAAGTAAAGACCTTCTTGAAGTAAAAAGAACGCTCTACTCCGCAAAATTCGGTCTTGATATCGAGACCGACAGCGAAGAAATAGGATACCAGATAGGCCTTATCTCCAAAGAAGGCACAAAAAGGGTTATCGAGTACGCCTTTGACCTTGCCGAGAACCGGAAAAAACATGTTTCATCCGTTGATAAGGCAAATGTGCTTTCCGATATCTACGGCTTCTGGAGAGAGGAGTTCAATGCAGTTTCTGCAAAACATCCCGGTGTTACTACAGACTTTAACTTCGTTGATGCCATCACAATGTGGTTTGTGAAAAATCCGGAATGGTTCGATGTTGTCGTAACCCCTAACATGTTCGGAGACATTATTACTGATCTCGGAGCCATGATCCAGGGCGGCCTCGGCCTTGCTCCCGGTGGAAATATCAATCCGAAAGGCACAAGCATGTTCGAGCCGATTCACGGTTCAGCCCCGAAGTACAAAGGACAGAACAAAGTGAACCCTATTGCCACAATCTGGGCAGGTGCAATGCTCATAGAACAGCTAGGAGAAAAGGAAGCCGCAGACACGATAGTCAATGCAATCCAGAAAAACATCCTGGATGACAAAGTAAAAACCTACGACATGGGCGGCAAGAGTACAACCTCAGATGTCGGAGACGACATTGCAAGGATAATAAAGGGAGAATAA
- a CDS encoding TRM11 family methyltransferase — protein MLYAFELSGEHEELPAAEIFACLKIEGLDFRPHTIVDQCLVVEITGKEEDVEETLQGPITDRLAMTHHILKVVGISENNPDAILKLAEAFDPSGYIKEGQSFVVRAKRIKHSVDFPGEFLEQKVGGCIYRKGFRANLKNPDVEFRVILSEKAIFGTLLSSIDRSAYEARNPQNKPFFHPGVLMPRVARALANLSGIKPGELFMDPFCGTAGILVEAGLMGARVIGIDAQEKLVKGALMNLEAFKLDYVLMEGDACRVPLKEETINAVVTDPPYGRSAAILGGSLEELYSCALSEIERVLKPGGIAVVVSDKAAAEYGEKAGLKVLNIYSQRVHRSLTRTITVFQKELKNENGKQE, from the coding sequence ATGTTATACGCTTTTGAACTTTCTGGAGAACATGAAGAACTGCCCGCTGCCGAAATATTTGCCTGCCTCAAAATCGAGGGACTTGATTTTCGGCCCCATACTATTGTTGACCAGTGCCTTGTGGTAGAGATAACCGGCAAAGAAGAGGACGTGGAAGAAACCCTTCAAGGCCCGATAACCGACAGGCTAGCAATGACCCACCATATCCTGAAGGTTGTTGGGATTTCCGAAAATAATCCAGATGCAATCCTGAAACTTGCAGAAGCCTTTGATCCATCAGGCTACATCAAGGAAGGACAAAGTTTTGTGGTCAGGGCAAAACGAATTAAACACAGTGTAGATTTTCCAGGGGAGTTTCTGGAACAGAAAGTCGGAGGATGCATTTACAGGAAAGGCTTTCGAGCAAACCTGAAAAACCCGGACGTCGAATTCAGGGTGATCCTGAGTGAAAAAGCAATTTTCGGAACTCTTCTGTCCTCTATTGACAGAAGTGCATATGAAGCCAGAAACCCCCAGAACAAACCGTTTTTTCATCCTGGTGTCCTTATGCCGAGAGTTGCACGTGCCCTTGCAAATCTGTCAGGAATAAAGCCAGGAGAACTTTTTATGGACCCTTTCTGCGGCACTGCAGGAATTCTTGTTGAAGCCGGGCTTATGGGAGCAAGGGTTATAGGAATCGATGCTCAGGAAAAACTTGTTAAGGGTGCCCTCATGAACCTTGAAGCCTTCAAACTGGATTATGTCCTGATGGAAGGAGACGCTTGCAGGGTTCCTTTAAAGGAAGAAACAATAAATGCAGTAGTTACTGACCCACCCTACGGAAGATCGGCAGCAATTCTCGGAGGGTCACTGGAAGAACTTTATTCCTGTGCTCTTAGTGAGATCGAGCGTGTCCTTAAGCCAGGAGGCATCGCAGTTGTAGTTTCGGATAAAGCTGCAGCGGAATATGGAGAAAAAGCAGGGCTTAAGGTTCTTAATATCTATTCCCAGAGAGTGCATAGAAGCCTTACCCGGACAATAACTGTTTTTCAAAAAGAACTGAAGAACGAAAACGGAAAGCAGGAATGA
- a CDS encoding 3-isopropylmalate dehydratase small subunit has protein sequence MRGRAWKFGNDVDTDAVIPGRYLIYNTPEELAKYTFEGVRPEFAKNVHENDIVVAGNNFGCGSSREHAPLALKGAKVACVIAKSFARIFFRNAINIGVPVLECPDTDRIDDGDELEVDLATGVIGNKTKGETYQATPLPDFVREIVDEGGLIEYARKLVSGR, from the coding sequence ATGAGAGGAAGAGCCTGGAAATTCGGAAATGACGTAGATACGGATGCAGTAATTCCCGGAAGGTACCTGATTTACAATACCCCTGAAGAGCTTGCAAAGTACACGTTTGAAGGCGTACGCCCCGAATTCGCAAAAAACGTTCATGAAAATGATATAGTGGTCGCGGGAAATAATTTTGGCTGCGGCTCCTCGCGCGAGCATGCGCCTCTTGCCCTGAAAGGAGCAAAGGTAGCCTGCGTAATTGCAAAATCCTTTGCAAGGATCTTTTTCAGGAACGCAATAAATATCGGAGTTCCTGTCCTGGAATGCCCTGACACTGACAGGATTGATGACGGAGATGAACTTGAAGTAGATCTTGCCACAGGAGTTATAGGAAATAAGACAAAAGGTGAGACCTACCAGGCAACCCCTCTCCCTGATTTCGTGCGTGAAATCGTGGATGAGGGAGGACTTATAGAATATGCCAGGAAACTGGTCTCTGGACGCTAA
- a CDS encoding formate--phosphoribosylaminoimidazolecarboxamide ligase, with translation MITKQQVLEFLKNYDLENITIATICSHSSLQIFDGARKEGFRTLGICVGKPPKFYEAFPKAKPDEYLIVDSYADIMNKAEELRKKNTIIIPHGSVVAYLGTENFAEMAVPTFGNRAVLEWESDRDKEREWLLGAGIHMPGKIDDPHDINGPVMVKYDGAKGGKGFFVAKTYEEFNELIDRTQKYTIQEFITGTRYYLHYFYSPIRNEGYTLSQGSLELLSMDRRVESNADEIFRLGSPRELIEAGIRPTYVVTGNVPLVARESLLPLIFSLGERVVEESLGLFGGMIGAFCLETVFTDTLEIKVFEISARIVAGTNLYVSGSPYADLIEEDLSTGRRIAREIKIAAQTGQLDKIIS, from the coding sequence ATGATCACAAAACAGCAGGTTCTTGAATTTCTGAAAAATTACGATTTAGAAAACATTACAATTGCAACAATTTGCTCCCACTCGAGCCTTCAGATTTTTGACGGAGCTCGGAAAGAAGGCTTCAGAACCCTGGGAATCTGCGTCGGCAAGCCTCCGAAATTTTATGAGGCTTTTCCCAAAGCAAAACCCGATGAGTATCTTATCGTCGATAGCTATGCCGATATAATGAATAAGGCTGAGGAGCTTAGAAAGAAAAACACCATCATTATTCCACATGGTTCAGTAGTTGCTTACCTTGGTACGGAAAATTTTGCAGAGATGGCCGTACCCACTTTCGGAAACCGAGCTGTGCTAGAATGGGAGTCGGATAGGGATAAGGAGCGTGAGTGGCTTCTTGGGGCAGGCATTCATATGCCTGGGAAAATCGATGATCCTCACGACATCAATGGGCCTGTAATGGTCAAGTATGACGGGGCAAAAGGAGGAAAAGGTTTCTTCGTTGCAAAAACCTACGAAGAGTTCAACGAACTTATAGATCGGACCCAGAAATACACGATTCAGGAATTTATTACCGGAACCCGTTACTACCTGCACTATTTCTACTCCCCGATCCGAAACGAAGGATATACTTTAAGCCAGGGCAGCCTTGAACTTCTGAGCATGGACCGCAGGGTAGAATCCAATGCGGACGAGATTTTCAGGCTCGGCTCACCCAGAGAACTCATAGAAGCAGGAATCCGTCCGACATATGTAGTCACAGGAAACGTTCCCCTTGTAGCAAGAGAATCCCTCTTACCTCTCATCTTCTCTCTTGGAGAAAGGGTAGTTGAAGAATCTCTTGGCCTCTTTGGCGGGATGATAGGAGCTTTCTGTCTTGAAACCGTCTTTACGGATACGCTTGAGATTAAAGTCTTTGAGATCTCGGCCAGAATTGTTGCAGGGACAAATCTTTATGTTTCAGGTTCTCCTTATGCCGACCTGATAGAAGAAGACCTCTCAACCGGAAGAAGGATAGCCAGGGAAATAAAAATAGCAGCTCAGACAGGCCAGCTGGATAAGATAATATCCTGA
- a CDS encoding type I restriction enzyme endonuclease domain-containing protein, whose protein sequence is MTEEATLKWSELKNSLQEADQKELINLLHDLYKDSADNHRFITARYAKKEDERAIMENLTEEELSLFDKLKKPDLTEKEKSQVKKVTKELLSKLKAEKLVLDWRKKQQAMAAVKKEIEDELDKGLPESYNPKAYEEKCDIVFQHIYDSYVGDNHSIYEATA, encoded by the coding sequence GTGACAGAAGAAGCAACTTTAAAATGGTCTGAATTGAAGAACTCATTGCAAGAAGCAGACCAGAAAGAACTTATCAACCTACTGCACGATTTGTACAAAGATTCCGCTGACAATCACAGGTTCATCACTGCCAGGTACGCGAAAAAAGAAGATGAGAGAGCAATAATGGAAAATTTAACTGAAGAAGAACTTTCTCTCTTTGACAAGCTAAAAAAACCTGATCTAACTGAAAAAGAGAAAAGCCAGGTAAAGAAAGTTACAAAAGAACTGCTATCCAAACTAAAAGCTGAGAAACTGGTTCTGGACTGGCGGAAAAAGCAACAGGCAATGGCCGCAGTTAAAAAAGAAATTGAAGATGAACTTGATAAAGGGCTGCCCGAATCATATAATCCCAAAGCGTATGAAGAGAAATGTGATATAGTCTTCCAGCACATTTATGATTCTTATGTTGGTGACAACCATAGCATTTATGAGGCAACAGCTTAA
- a CDS encoding DUF6155 family protein has product MRKDSDLRWFDLKKTLQEADKKELIDTIQNLYRLSEENRRYLLAGNIEPKAESGVLEAYREIIKNEFFPEKGHGTLRYSVAEKAIDNYWKASKDLEGKLELMLFYVENGVDFTNEYGDINEEFYDKIVDMLEKFCIFLKKSEGKILYPRFKKRLFEIRKKSEGIGWGFEDDVELLIEYVEDFFE; this is encoded by the coding sequence ATGAGAAAGGATTCAGATTTAAGGTGGTTTGACTTAAAAAAGACTCTTCAGGAAGCAGATAAAAAAGAACTCATCGATACTATCCAGAATCTTTACAGGCTTTCTGAGGAGAACAGACGATATTTGCTTGCAGGAAACATAGAACCAAAAGCTGAATCTGGAGTACTGGAAGCTTACCGAGAAATAATAAAAAATGAGTTTTTTCCGGAAAAGGGGCATGGAACGCTCAGGTATTCTGTGGCTGAAAAGGCAATTGATAATTACTGGAAAGCATCAAAGGACCTTGAAGGGAAATTAGAGCTGATGCTTTTCTATGTTGAAAATGGGGTGGATTTTACCAACGAATATGGGGATATAAATGAGGAATTCTACGATAAAATTGTTGACATGCTCGAAAAATTCTGTATTTTCTTAAAAAAATCGGAAGGAAAAATCCTTTATCCCAGGTTCAAAAAAAGGCTCTTTGAGATAAGAAAAAAGTCAGAAGGAATAGGCTGGGGATTTGAGGACGACGTAGAGTTACTTATTGAATATGTTGAAGATTTCTTTGAATAA
- a CDS encoding type II toxin-antitoxin system mRNA interferase toxin, RelE/StbE family — translation MRYSYELSRHLSRDLEKIQKKDKERFEILLNKMREILDDPHRFKPLRHDMKGLRRVHIDKSFVLVFEIIEPENKVIFWDFAHHDDVYRTS, via the coding sequence TTGAGATATTCCTATGAACTCAGCAGGCACCTTTCAAGAGATTTGGAAAAAATTCAGAAAAAAGACAAAGAGCGTTTTGAAATCCTGCTGAACAAAATGAGAGAAATCCTTGACGATCCTCATCGTTTCAAACCATTAAGGCATGATATGAAAGGTTTGAGACGAGTGCATATTGATAAGTCATTTGTTCTTGTTTTTGAGATTATTGAACCAGAAAATAAAGTTATATTCTGGGACTTTGCGCATCACGACGACGTTTACAGAACATCCTGA
- a CDS encoding ATP-binding protein yields MQKIENKELSPAFGGKITGKLRVLGSEENPGKGLLSIGNYMALDHSRGAAVYLDALKPHAILICGKRGYGKSYTMGCLLEELAFLEPTIKKKLASVVIDTMGIFWTLKYPNAFEAQRLKNLDLTPAGLEIEIFVPEGKVEAYRKRNIDVKPFSIPIRGLSGSQWCRIFNIEEVSPPGVLLVRAIESLREKGEAYSFEEILSEIARDPHSDEASKGAAENYFRAVNSWGLFSKEGIKLSDIVSGGRTTILDVSTLEDENICAAAVSIIAGRLYEARLEARRTYEKKLMGEKTDEEEFPMVWLFIDEAHIFIPAKTEGLASKVLINRCLRQGRQPGLSLVLATQRPASLHPDVVSQSDLLICHRLTASDDILALEASRPLYMQENLQAYIKKMGSERGAALIVDDHSESVHLVRIRPRLSWHGGGEPSALESHNEEKNDRNTFQLQK; encoded by the coding sequence ATGCAAAAAATAGAGAATAAAGAACTCAGTCCTGCTTTTGGAGGAAAAATCACAGGGAAGCTGCGTGTACTTGGAAGTGAAGAGAATCCCGGGAAGGGACTTTTGTCGATTGGAAATTACATGGCACTCGATCACTCTCGGGGAGCAGCCGTTTACCTTGATGCCCTGAAGCCTCATGCTATTTTGATTTGCGGGAAAAGAGGATACGGAAAATCCTATACTATGGGCTGTTTGCTTGAAGAACTTGCTTTTCTTGAGCCTACAATTAAGAAAAAACTTGCATCCGTTGTTATTGACACTATGGGAATTTTCTGGACACTGAAATATCCAAACGCTTTTGAAGCGCAGAGGCTTAAAAACCTGGATCTCACTCCAGCAGGACTAGAGATAGAGATTTTCGTGCCTGAGGGCAAGGTCGAAGCTTACAGAAAACGGAATATCGATGTAAAGCCGTTTTCCATTCCGATAAGAGGACTTTCAGGAAGCCAGTGGTGCAGGATCTTTAACATCGAGGAAGTTTCTCCTCCTGGGGTTTTGCTGGTAAGGGCAATCGAATCCCTCAGGGAAAAAGGAGAAGCATATTCTTTTGAGGAAATTCTCAGCGAGATTGCACGGGATCCTCACTCTGACGAAGCTTCAAAAGGAGCTGCAGAGAACTATTTCAGGGCAGTAAATTCCTGGGGCCTATTCTCAAAAGAAGGGATAAAACTGTCAGATATCGTATCAGGGGGAAGAACAACTATCCTTGATGTGAGTACGCTTGAAGACGAAAACATCTGCGCTGCAGCAGTATCAATTATTGCAGGCAGGCTTTATGAAGCAAGACTTGAGGCAAGAAGAACCTATGAAAAAAAACTTATGGGGGAAAAAACCGATGAAGAAGAATTTCCCATGGTCTGGCTCTTTATAGATGAAGCTCACATTTTCATACCCGCAAAGACTGAAGGCCTTGCCTCAAAAGTGCTTATTAACCGCTGCCTCAGACAGGGCCGGCAGCCTGGTCTCTCCCTTGTCCTGGCAACCCAGAGACCTGCAAGTCTGCACCCTGATGTGGTTTCCCAGAGTGACCTTTTGATCTGTCATCGTCTTACGGCAAGTGATGATATTCTTGCTCTGGAAGCTTCACGGCCTCTTTATATGCAGGAAAATCTCCAGGCATATATTAAGAAAATGGGAAGTGAAAGAGGGGCTGCTCTGATAGTGGACGACCATTCAGAGTCAGTTCATCTTGTGCGTATCCGTCCGAGACTAAGCTGGCATGGAGGAGGAGAACCAAGTGCTCTTGAGTCACATAATGAAGAAAAAAACGACAGAAATACTTTTCAACTACAAAAGTAA
- a CDS encoding ABC transporter ATP-binding protein, translated as MGSKAEINPKKELSTGLEAVARERKKNEALLTVEDLSLSFTQYMSGLRQTELKVISNLSIQAYKGEILAIVGSSGSGKSLLAHAILGILPLNAKLDGKMEYDGKKLTQERKEELRGKEIALIPQAITYLDPLMKISNQVIGSVEKEKEGLMKKLQGEVFQRYGLKPEVEGMLPHELSGGMTRRVLVSTAVISSSKLIIADEPTPGLDDKTLNETLSYFKDMADKGCAVILITHDIEAALKISHKIAVFYAGTVLEVANVEDFKNNGENLRHPYTRALWNALPQNKFQAIKGHQPMQDEVIDGCIFYDRCSKKKAICSRGIPQLKQVNGGVVRCNNAS; from the coding sequence GTGGGAAGTAAAGCTGAAATAAACCCTAAAAAAGAGTTATCCACTGGACTTGAAGCAGTTGCTAGAGAACGGAAAAAAAATGAAGCTCTGTTGACAGTCGAAGATCTTTCACTTTCGTTCACTCAATATATGTCAGGACTCAGGCAGACTGAGCTGAAAGTAATTTCTAACTTGAGTATCCAGGCTTATAAAGGTGAAATTTTAGCTATCGTAGGGTCAAGCGGATCGGGTAAAAGTCTTCTGGCTCATGCGATTTTAGGAATTTTGCCTTTGAATGCAAAACTGGATGGTAAGATGGAATATGATGGTAAAAAACTTACCCAGGAAAGAAAAGAAGAACTGAGAGGCAAAGAAATAGCCCTGATCCCGCAAGCTATAACCTATCTTGACCCTTTAATGAAAATCTCGAATCAGGTAATAGGAAGTGTTGAAAAGGAAAAAGAGGGTTTAATGAAGAAACTTCAGGGAGAAGTTTTTCAGAGGTACGGTTTAAAACCCGAAGTAGAAGGAATGCTTCCTCATGAGCTATCAGGAGGAATGACCAGAAGAGTTCTGGTCTCCACTGCCGTAATAAGCTCTTCAAAACTCATAATTGCAGATGAACCAACCCCTGGCTTAGATGATAAAACTTTGAATGAGACCCTGAGTTACTTCAAAGACATGGCAGATAAGGGGTGTGCAGTGATACTCATAACTCACGATATCGAGGCTGCACTAAAAATCTCCCATAAAATCGCAGTATTTTACGCAGGTACGGTTCTGGAAGTAGCGAATGTTGAAGACTTTAAAAACAATGGTGAAAACCTGAGGCACCCGTATACCCGTGCACTCTGGAATGCTCTTCCCCAGAATAAGTTTCAGGCAATCAAAGGCCATCAACCGATGCAGGATGAAGTCATTGACGGATGTATCTTTTATGACAGATGTTCCAAAAAGAAAGCTATATGTTCCAGGGGAATTCCTCAATTGAAACAGGTCAACGGAGGGGTGGTGAGGTGTAATAATGCATCTTAA
- a CDS encoding NAD(P)H-dependent oxidoreductase codes for MNILVILGHPSKGSFNHAIANTVIETLASNGHEVLFHDLYEEKFDPILSGQEIPKGASLEGIITEHCNEISKAEGIVIVHPNWWGQPPAILKGWIDRVIRAGVAYEFKEGDSGEGIPTGLLKAETALVFNTSNTLRERELQMFGDPLEILWKNCVFDFCGVKNFHRKMFGVIVTSKLEERLGWLKEVKETVDMYFPHKF; via the coding sequence ATGAATATACTGGTAATTCTTGGACATCCAAGTAAAGGTAGTTTTAATCATGCGATTGCAAATACCGTTATAGAAACCCTTGCAAGTAACGGGCATGAAGTTTTATTTCACGATCTTTATGAGGAAAAATTTGATCCGATTCTCTCAGGTCAGGAAATCCCTAAAGGCGCTTCTTTAGAAGGAATAATAACAGAACACTGCAACGAAATTAGCAAGGCTGAAGGGATTGTTATAGTTCATCCTAATTGGTGGGGACAGCCGCCTGCGATTTTAAAAGGATGGATAGATAGGGTAATACGTGCTGGAGTAGCATATGAGTTTAAAGAAGGAGATAGTGGCGAAGGAATACCAACAGGACTGTTAAAAGCAGAAACGGCTTTAGTATTCAACACATCAAACACACTGAGAGAACGGGAACTGCAAATGTTTGGGGATCCGCTTGAAATATTATGGAAAAACTGCGTTTTCGATTTCTGTGGAGTAAAAAACTTTCATAGAAAAATGTTTGGGGTTATAGTTACCAGTAAGCTTGAAGAACGGTTAGGTTGGTTAAAAGAAGTGAAGGAAACAGTAGATATGTATTTCCCTCATAAGTTCTGA